The following nucleotide sequence is from Myripristis murdjan chromosome 22, fMyrMur1.1, whole genome shotgun sequence.
AGTTAATCAATTATAATTCTGGTAATTGATTAAACATTTTAGTAattcaaataaaagtaaaaatgtgaaacatttgTGGGTTACAGctccataaattaaaaaaaaattgattgtttttctgattttagaGTCACTAGAAATGAATAAGTTGGGGGTATTTTTAGGCTGCTTGTCAGACTACAGTATGTAAGCAATTTTAAGACTTCACACTGGGAACTGGTAACGTGATGGAGACTTGTCattatttctgacattttctataataaattattgattcaaaaaaataattgatagATCAGTCGATAATGAAAGCAATTACTAGTTGCTGCCTCATAATTTAGTCTTTTATAAGAGATGTGTTATGGATATAGATTGGACCTTAGTTTACTGGGGTAGATTCAAGCTGGACCTTTCCCAGAGCCTTCCAATGTTGGCCTTTTCACTGCAGAGATCACTGCAGTTTCCCTGCTActgcagtgtcatttttttgggCTGAGCGTGCTGGCTCCAGCTGTTTAATTTTGTACATGGTTGAGACTATCTCCAGGGAAATCCTGTAGACCTTTCTTGGCAGCCAGAAATAGGTCATAGTTTGAGGTGCAAGAAAGTCTGTCTTAGAAGACATTTTGATCATCTGCAGCACTTGCATTGTTCACAATACTTGGTAGTAACAGTTTGTTTATTACCAAAAATGATGCCTCCTCCATGGTGGTATGAACGAGGACTACATAACTACGTGTTGCCTGTTTTATGGTCTTAGGTTGTACCCACAGTGGAATAATATTTACACTTTTTGCGGCATTTTTTACTTATATACAAACTACATAGACCGACAAGCCCTGTCCAATTTTATGAGAACAGCAGCTGTGCAGCAAtgccagtgtttgttttaaagtttaTAATGGTCGTGTAGGGATATGCAGTTCATTCAGTTTAATGATTAATTCATTCAAGTATGTCTTGTGATTTACTGACTCTGATGTATGTACTTTTATTGCAGAATTCCATCCGGCACAATTTATCCCTCCATAGTCGTTTTGTCAAGGTCCAGAATGAAGGAACAGGGAAAAGTTCTTGGTGGATGGTCAACCCAGAGGGTGGGAAAGGTGGCAAAGCCCCAAGGCGACGGGCTGTATCCATGGATAACAGCAAGTACATCAAAGGTGCCAGAGGACGTGCCACCAAGAAGAAAGCCTCTCTGCAGGCCGCCCAAGACGGTAGCTCAGAGAGTTCCTCAAGCCTCTCCAAATGGACAGGAAGTCCCACCTCTCGCAGTAGTGACGAGTTGGATGCCTGGACAGACTTCCGCTCCCGGACCAATTCTAACGCCAGCACGCTGAGTGGCCGTCTCTCACCCATCTTGGCTAATTTGGAGCTGGACGAGGTGCCTGATGATGACTCTCCCCTCTCCCCAATGCTTTACTCCAGCCCCAGCAGCATGTCCCCCTCCACAGGCCCCACCGGGCTCTCTGATCTGGCAGGTACCATGAATCTCAATGATGGGCTCTCTGACAACCTGATGGACGATCTCTTGGACAATATTAGCCTAACGGCATCCCAGCAACCTCCtcctggagaggaagagagtggagCCAATGGGCAGGGGAGCTCAGTGTTTACCTTCAGCTGCTCAGGAAGCAGTCTGGGTAGCCCCTCTGGCAGCTATGGGCCTAACTCTCTTTTTAGCCCTACGTCCATGACGAGCCTGCGGCAGTCGCCCATGCAGACCATTCAGGAGAACAAGCAAACCACCTTCTCCTGCGTCTCTCACTTCAGCGAGCACCAGACCTTGCAGGATCTGCTGAGCCTGGAGTCCCACAGCCACAGCAACGTCATGCTCACCCAGTCTGACCCACTGATGTCACAGGCCAGCACCGCCATCGCTCTGCAGAACTCCCGCCGCAATGCCATGCTGCTTCGGAAAGACCCCATGATGGTGAACCAGGCTGGTGCAGGTCAGACCCAAAGTTCTTCAGTGCCTGTTTGGCAAGCTGGCTTGTCAACTTCTGTTAGTGGAGGACTGGGGTTGAGCGGTGATGCTGGCCATACCGATGCTaagcagcagcacctgaagTCTCCCAGCAAGAATTCCTCTATGCAGCTTGGCTCGGGTCTGTCCGCTCAGGACCGCTTTCCTGCCGATCTGGACCTCGATGTGTTCAATGGTAGCCTCGAGTGTGACATGGACACCATCATCCGCAATGAACTGATGGAGGACGATTGCCTGGACTTGAGCTTTGATTCTCATGCCACCCCTGCCCAGAATGCTAACAGGAATTCAGGAAGCTTCCCCAGCTCTAAACAGACCTCACCACAAAACTGGGTCCCGAGCTGAGAAGTTCCAGAACTAAGCatgatatgaaaaacaaaaaaagtgggGAACATGTAAATTGGGGTTCATTGTCCTGCATTGTGCAACTAGAGGGAAGAAAGAATATGTGAGTGTATCCATGTAGTGTGTTTTTTCCGTTATTTTTAATGTCAGGCATTACGTTTGGTACTGTATTTTAAGTGTCTAAGACACATAGTGGTGTTTTCACAGCGGAGGaaagatttctttcaaaacGATCAATGTCCGGGAAGTGTGAACAATAATACTGACTGGAATGGAGCTGAAGGAGATTTTCTTCagacaatatgaaaaacatcaaCTCTTGTTAGTCTCAGGGAATCACGCATATCACAACGTGATACATGGAACTGATGGTGAATTATGTTTAACCCTGCTTTTTCTCCAGTTTCACACCCTTTCATACCTAAACCAACAATGTTTTTGCCAAACCAGCTGTCAGCCCATTGTGGGTGACAGCCTGTTTACATAACAAGCTGCAGAGAATGTTACACTATGTTCCAGTGGAGGATACTtgataagcttttttttttttttttaagtttctttgAAAGACGTAGCCTAAGTGGactaaatgattaaaaacaagTGTTATTGAAAAGCTTTTCTTTCCCCCCCATCGATGCACCAAGTCATGCACCAAATATCAATCTGTAGAGTTAAAATGTTATCAAGATGTGAAATGATCTACATTGTGTGGTTTTGtatgtaatgttttattttcattttgcaaattttaCCCTGTGATTTTAGTGACATTACTGTGAATTCCGTTCCTTCGAAGAGGTGCATTACCGAGGCTCTCGATAATATgatgtttctgctgcagctccctTTCCCTGACCTTGCCCCCTCTTCCACTTACTGCAATATTGGAAGTACTGCTCCATATACAGAGTTTAGGACAGACGTAAGAACAGTGTTTAGCAAGCCACATGATTTAGCTATAGTTGACATCATTTACATTAGTAAACACTTACAGTAAGTAAACACAACCATTtggtactgaaaaaaaaaccactcatatttaaatattccataGCACTCAAATACAACATTTTGGTGTTAATTTGAAGGAGTACTTGGTGCTACAAATAAGAAGATAGCAGGGAGTGGCTGCCAATGGAGGTGCATTAGTAGCCTCCCTTTGTTATCAGCACTATAGCAGGTGCTTGGTAAATAGTGTTTTCAACCCTGTGACAGGAGGTTATGTAATATCTTAGCAATTTGCCATTttaggtgggaaaaaaacacaaccacagtATTTTAAATATTGCCAAAATATTTCTGCAATTAAGTAAGTGGAAATAAGAGGATACCATGTGTATAAATGTTAGGAAACAGTGCTAagggcaaacaaaaaaaaaaaaaagaaagaaatctctACATCAGCACAGTTTTTGTAGGAACAGCAGGATGACTTTTTAGTTTACATTTTGTCGCCAGCTGGAAACAGCCAAAGGGCCTTTCAGTGATTTGATGTGCTCATTGAATTGACCATTCGTGTTTCAGGGAACATGTGAAttgaattttacttttttttttttttttgctacattgagataaaagcatttcCATTATGCATAACGTGGTAGAACTAGGTACTACATTTTGGCCACCTGGAACTGTTAAATATTCCGTTTAGCACATAAGCACCGTAAGGATTGTTTAGAAAATTCAAATGTCTACTGAATTTGATCGATCCTATTggcttaatttttgatttttgcacTGATATCCTGCACCGTTATGCTTCCAGATATAGTTTTTTGTAGCTTCATATGGTGGATTTCCATCTAAAATGCAACACACTGAGTTGacttataatttttttttttttttcagggtcaCAGTCTCTGATCTACAGTACTTTTGAGTAACACCCACTGCCAATGTCCATACTACTTTCTTCCTATTgctcctacaaaaaaaaaaaagaaaaagaaaaaaaaaaaaaggacatcaaGTTGACATTGCCAGGTGTATTTCCAATTCTTACCTTGGTTGTATCAGAGATGGTGCATGTAAATAAAGCTTTAAGAAGCATTGAACTGAGTTTTTGATGctcttgttttattattatcccCACTGGAATTGCACAGCTGCAGACTCCACTCTGCAAGCGCCATGGAGGTGATTTGCTGTTGGCTAACCACATCATGAACAAGGAACCAATCACCTGCTGTATCCAAGAAGACTGAACCTGCTCTGGCTCTGAAGTCAAGGTTTTTGATCATGGTATGGAGGACAGCTGAGAGAAATGCAGCTTAAACAGTCGACACACCACACATATTTCTATATTGTCATAAATTAGTGGCACACCACACAGGCCAGTATCTTCAGAAACACAAGAAGGTTTACATCATACATTTTCCAAACAAAGGAGGGCTTCGATGAAACGTCGGAGCCCTCTACAGATCAAATGTAGTCACTGTCTTGCTGCTGCACCCCGGTGTCCTGATCAAGCACAGGAAATGGGAGAGGAAGCCCGATTGCATGGAGACCCATCTCCATGGATACACCACAACAAGCCAGCATGGCAGCAGAGATTTGGCAGCTGCGTTTGGATGAGGGGAGCTGTATTTCTGAGTGTTTGAAATGCTGGAGTTATAGCTTGAAATGTTTGGATCTCAGTTTCCCAATTTCCAAACATCCTTAATGTTGAATGAAGGCTGACGCTGCCATGGCGAAGGTGTACAAGGTTTCCTCCACGGCCAAAGTGGAGCAGATGGAGGCAGAGTTGGCAGATAAACTCTCAGGACTCAGGGCGCAGATTGAAGAGAGTGGATTTCCTCTTGGAGTAGCACTCTGCAGATTTTACAGGTGTGGAAGCTTGCTTAACAGTTAAGCCTATGATAATGAAAATTGTTGCTTTGGAAATGTCTGGAGAAATGTCAAGAAGTATTAAGCAAAACTAAAATGTCTTGAAAATGTGCTTTCTAAATCTTTAGGcaattgcactgcaaaaatattcatCTTGACAAGCAATTGGGTGTCATATTTTGTCttcagatgagataatcccacttggttccaatgctaatcaacttgtttccagaattttcttgaatcaaatgtcattttcttgatattagtgggctgatctgccttattctgccttgtttcaacatatttatacatgtttacaaaaaaaactggCAGAATTTTCATCTAACACTGaagaatttttcattttaataccaAAAATGACACTAAAGGACTTGAAGATGGAGAACCTGTCCTATCTGATGAACGCCATGCCCCTCTTTTACTTATCAATACCAAAGCAGTCcctaaaatgtatttgtaaatgATGTTAGACTCAAGTCTcatgtattttctgtgtttctatgAATCTTATTTACTGACTCTGAGCTTTATTTCAGTTCTTTTCCACTTCCAAAGGACATTTCCTTCTTTCGTGCTGAAAGAGAGGAGACTCTTAGAAGGGGACTTCAGGTGAGAATGAAAATCCGCCTTCCATTATTTTCATCAAGGTCGCAACACCGATATAAAATGTCTGGGGGGTATGGAAAATTAATTTGCTCATTTCTAGGTCATGAAAACCTTTGGAGTTGCATGGAAAGCCTGAATATTGAATTATGTAACACTTGACCCATTGTCAGTGGAGTTTTTAGACAAATGTAggaggtgtgtttttttttttctccaaacttaGACCACTCAGTTTCTGTCCGTGCTCCGGGTTGCAGGTGGCAGAAGCCTTGCCGGTTTTGTCTCAGGCCAGCGTTATGCAGAGGGAGCTGGAAAGTTGCCTGAATGTGGAGTACACTCCTGACAGcctgcctcctctgctgcacCAGGTGATGACTggataagaaagaaaaatggtggagaaaaaaaatggtgctCCTCAAATCTTTTACTGAAGAAAAAGCAGCAATACCTTAATGGGAAAATACTTCAGCAAAAGTCATGCATGCAAAACTTCACTTAAAtatta
It contains:
- the foxo3a gene encoding forkhead box protein O3a, with translation MAEASHNEPPLNVEIDPDFEPQKRPRSCTWPLPRPESGAGKPGTNDTDVIPEEEDDENDTESGIAQKTSVKPREPSSTSQPVEVQSGPSKEEGTDGSPSSTQTPAAALSGSASQQLRKSSARRNAWGNYSYADLITQAIESSPEKRLTLSQIYDWMVRSVPYFKDKGDSNSSAGWKNSIRHNLSLHSRFVKVQNEGTGKSSWWMVNPEGGKGGKAPRRRAVSMDNSKYIKGARGRATKKKASLQAAQDGSSESSSSLSKWTGSPTSRSSDELDAWTDFRSRTNSNASTLSGRLSPILANLELDEVPDDDSPLSPMLYSSPSSMSPSTGPTGLSDLAGTMNLNDGLSDNLMDDLLDNISLTASQQPPPGEEESGANGQGSSVFTFSCSGSSLGSPSGSYGPNSLFSPTSMTSLRQSPMQTIQENKQTTFSCVSHFSEHQTLQDLLSLESHSHSNVMLTQSDPLMSQASTAIALQNSRRNAMLLRKDPMMVNQAGAGQTQSSSVPVWQAGLSTSVSGGLGLSGDAGHTDAKQQHLKSPSKNSSMQLGSGLSAQDRFPADLDLDVFNGSLECDMDTIIRNELMEDDCLDLSFDSHATPAQNANRNSGSFPSSKQTSPQNWVPS